A window of the Janthinobacterium agaricidamnosum NBRC 102515 = DSM 9628 genome harbors these coding sequences:
- a CDS encoding type II secretion system F family protein — MQFDVRVLSADMTVSSLVIDGRDEADARQQAEARGLFVSAIAPLRGTPFSSVKRRQGKTLSLVLFSQELLALLTAGLGIVEGLEALLEKEANPGTRGALGRLLDGLREGKRFSAVLADQADLFPPLYIGIVRAAEGTSDLPRALARYIDYQQRIDLVRAKIVSAAIYPVILLLVGGGVSTFLITYVVPRFAEVYQGAGRSLPWMSQVLLGWGQFAGNHTTLLLGGFAALISLVTVLVRRVTANGGAIRLLAKVPGIGERVRIYELSRLYLTLGMLSEGGITIVQAISTVQDMVSPGMRASLQAARLSVESGLPLSTAFEVNSLTTPISLRMLRVGERTGDMGPMLSQSAAFYDGEISRWIERFTRTFEPLLMAAIGLVVGAIVVLLYMPIFDLAGDIS; from the coding sequence ATGCAGTTCGATGTTCGGGTCCTGTCCGCCGACATGACCGTGTCCAGTCTGGTCATCGATGGCCGCGACGAAGCCGACGCCCGCCAGCAGGCGGAGGCGCGCGGGCTGTTCGTCAGCGCCATCGCGCCGCTGCGCGGCACGCCGTTCAGTTCCGTCAAGCGGCGCCAGGGCAAGACCCTGTCGCTGGTCTTGTTCAGCCAGGAATTGCTGGCCCTGCTGACGGCCGGCCTCGGCATCGTCGAGGGCCTGGAAGCGCTGCTCGAAAAAGAAGCCAACCCGGGCACCCGCGGCGCACTCGGCCGCCTGCTCGATGGCTTACGTGAAGGCAAGCGCTTTTCGGCGGTGCTGGCCGACCAGGCCGATCTGTTTCCGCCGCTGTATATCGGCATCGTGCGCGCCGCCGAAGGCACCAGCGACTTGCCGCGCGCGCTGGCGCGCTACATCGATTACCAGCAGCGCATCGACCTGGTGCGCGCCAAGATCGTCAGCGCCGCGATTTATCCGGTGATACTGCTGCTGGTCGGCGGCGGCGTCAGCACTTTCCTGATTACCTATGTGGTGCCGCGTTTCGCCGAGGTGTACCAGGGCGCCGGCCGCAGCCTGCCGTGGATGTCGCAAGTGCTGCTGGGCTGGGGCCAGTTCGCCGGCAACCATACCACCTTGCTGCTGGGCGGTTTTGCCGCGCTGATCTCGCTGGTCACGGTGCTGGTGCGCCGCGTCACCGCCAACGGCGGCGCGATTCGCCTGCTGGCCAAGGTGCCGGGCATCGGCGAGCGGGTGCGCATCTATGAATTGTCGCGCTTGTACCTGACGCTGGGCATGCTGTCGGAAGGCGGCATCACCATCGTGCAGGCGATCAGCACGGTGCAGGACATGGTTTCGCCGGGCATGCGCGCCTCGCTGCAGGCGGCGCGCCTGAGCGTCGAATCCGGCTTGCCGTTGTCGACCGCGTTTGAAGTGAACAGCCTGACCACGCCGATTTCGCTGCGCATGCTGCGCGTCGGCGAACGGACCGGCGACATGGGACCGATGCTGAGCCAGTCGGCGGCCTTTTACGATGGCGAGATCAGCCGCTGGATCGAGCGCTTCACGCGCACGTTCGAGCCGCTGCTGATGGCCGCCATCGGCCTGGTGGTCGGCGCCATCGTGGTGTTGTTGTACATGCCGATTTTCGATCTGGCTGGAGATATTTCATGA